One region of Alosa sapidissima isolate fAloSap1 chromosome 1, fAloSap1.pri, whole genome shotgun sequence genomic DNA includes:
- the LOC121706417 gene encoding uncharacterized protein LOC121706417 isoform X1, with amino-acid sequence MATPHKRTRPPQYRVSHASYKSKRKWIIFLMVIMAEAAKRQKRRFSAEEARERKKAADRARDRTRVNIGRAFTEWRELRESEGCKTDADLALLLVQFYKRWQVTTYTPRKGQSRPPQPVVSSIGEESDRDLEIQAPELGVQPLVGEGEIEVLESSMHSLDITKDESPDSPDEEALNDLRNTYIAMDDFWAHPSNLEDEDSSDEDFVPSLHLRNVGAKTDKLPEISVDEAVFDFVVAAPPVEESDSESVSDQQRVTTEEHLVGKCANITYNDNLLLLARHLKLPLKNCKHVDRLSGVPCPGVPPFQVTLKPRGTGAVLEWLCPFGHSQWKWNSQPTLKFGMQGGDFMLSTNILLSGNNYRKVALLFKFMAMGMVTESAYYRIQDAYCIEPVQEFWDNIRAEVLERMRQKDHIVVLGDGRMDSPGHCAQYCTYTTIEQDSRDILHIVTVDKRDTSRNSVIMEKECFIRTMDALLPNVKIKEVVTDAHPQITALLNPERGRYKAWGLQHSLDIWHAAKSLSKRLRKAGAVKGQNPIQDWARDIVNHFWYCSKQASTEEEFKSMWVGVMHHVRNEHFWATGCCQHEPLEEGSQDKPWMEQGSAAHRALAAIVFEKRWLNLVRKFLNFRTTSDLESFQNHILLYAAKRMSYTPFVYKTRTLLAAIDYNMHNRRVPALNKDGHKMYKKSYNKKSKNWAVYTIKEKKEYKYIPDLQKAILGRRLKSGTGLPRKTTLRPEDPRRLGLLSSAEPSPPTSELIQRRVTRGVYDLKPLEN; translated from the exons ATGGCAACTCCCCATAAACGCACACGCCCCCCTCAGTACCGGGTTAGCCACGCCAGCTATAAGAGCAAGCGAAAATGGATTATTTTTTTGATGGTCATCATGGCAGAGGCAGCGAAAAGACAGAAGAGACGGTTCTCGGCGGAGGAggcgagggagaggaagaaagcaGCTGACCGAGCGAGGGACCGCACAAGAGTAAACATCGGTCGTGCGTTCACGGAATGGCGTGAGCTAAGGGAAAGCGAAGGATGCAAAACAGATGCTGACCTGGCGTTACTGCTAGTGCAATT CTACAAGCGCTGGCAAGTGACCACATACACGCCACGCAAGGGCCAGTCCAGACCACCACAACCAGTGGTGTCGAGTATCGGCGAGGAGTCGGATCGTGACTT AGAAATACAAGCTCCTGAGCTTGGTGTTCAACCACTggttggagagggagagatagaggttTTGGAATCCAG CATGCACTCTCTGGATATCACTAAAGACGAAAGCCCAGATTCACCAGATGAAGAGGCGCTCAATGATTTGAGGAATACCTA CATTGCCATGGATGATTTTTGGGCTCATCCAAGTAATCTGGAAGATGAGGACAGCTCCGATGAGGACTTTGTCCCATCTCTTCATTTGAG AAATGTTGGTGCCAAAACAGACAAGCTTCCTGAAATCAGTGTGGACGAAGCTGTGTTTGATTTTGTTGTAGCTGCTCCTCCTGTAGAGGAATCAGATTCAGAATCTGTTTCGGACCAACAGAGAGTCACTACAGAGGAACACTTGGTTGGTAAATGTGCCAACATTACCTACAATGACAATCTCCTTCTACTTGCTCGGCACCTGAAACTACCCCTCAAGAACTGCAAGCACGTGGACAGACTGTCTGGTGTTCCATGTCCTGGTGTGCCACCATTTCAGGTGACCCTGAAACCTCGGGGGACTGGAGCAGTTTTGGAATGG TTATGCCCCTTCGGACACAGCCAGTGGAAATGGAACTCGCAGCCAACTTTAAAGTTTGGCATGCAGGGTGGGGACTTCATGCTGAGCACAAACATACTTCTGTCTGGCAACAACTACAGAAAAGTAGCTCTGCTTTTCAAGTTCATGGCCATGGGTATGGTAACAGAATCCGCATACTACCGTATCCAAGACGCATACTGCATAGAGCCTGTCCAAGAATTCTGGGACAACATCAGGGCAGAAGTCTTGGAGCGGATGCGCCAAAAGGACCATATTGTTGTCCTAG GGGATGGCCGAATGGACTCTCCTG GACACTGTGCTCAATATTGCACATATACAACAATCGAACAAGACTCGCGAGACATCCTCCACATTGTTACTGTGGACAAAAGGGACACCAGTCGCAACTCGGTGATAATGGAGAAAGAATGCTTCATTCGCACCATGGATGCTCTGCTCCCgaatgtcaaaataaaagaaGTGGTTACTGATGCTCACCCACAGATCACTGCATTGCTGA ATCCTGAACGTGGACGATATAAAGCATGGGGTTTACAGCATTCGCTTGACATTTGGCATGCTGCTAAAAGTCTTAGCAAAAGGCTTCGAAAG GCTGGAGCAGTGAAGGGGCAGAATCCAATTCAGGACTGGGCCCGAGACATTGTCAACCACTTTTGGTACTGCAGCAAACAGGCTTCCACAGAGGAGGAATTCAAG tCGATGTGGGTTGGTGTGATGCATCATGTCCGCAACGAACATTTTTGGGCAACCGGTTGCTGTCAGCATGAGCCGCTGGAGGAAGGCAGCCAAGACAAGCCTTGGATGGAGCAAG GTTCAGCAGCTCACCGGGCCCTGGCTGCAATTGTATTTGAGAAGAGATGGCTGAACCTTGTGAGGAAGTTCCTAAACTTCAG gacCACGTCGGATTTGGAGAGTTTCCAAAATCATATTTTGCTCTACGCAGCGAAGCGGATGTCGTACACTCCATTTGTGTACAAGACCAGGACCCTGTTGGCTGCGATTGATTACAATATGCACAATCGACGCGTGCCAGCACTAAACAAGGATGGCCACAAAAT GTACAAAAAATCGTACAATAAAAAATCAAAAAACTGGGCTGTGTATACAATCAAGGAGAAGAAGGAATACAAATACATCCCTGACCTCCAGAAGGCCATTCTTGGTAGGAGGCTGAAGAGTGGGACCGGCCTTCCCCGCAAGACCACGCTAAGGCCAGAAGATCCCAGGCGACTTGGTTTGCTTTCCTCTGCAGAGCCATCACCGCCCACGTCGGAGCTCATCCAAAGACGTGTCACGAGGGGAGTCTACGACCTCAAACCCCTAGAGAACTGA
- the LOC121706417 gene encoding uncharacterized protein LOC121706417 isoform X2, which translates to MHSLDITKDESPDSPDEEALNDLRNTYIAMDDFWAHPSNLEDEDSSDEDFVPSLHLRNVGAKTDKLPEISVDEAVFDFVVAAPPVEESDSESVSDQQRVTTEEHLVGKCANITYNDNLLLLARHLKLPLKNCKHVDRLSGVPCPGVPPFQVTLKPRGTGAVLEWLCPFGHSQWKWNSQPTLKFGMQGGDFMLSTNILLSGNNYRKVALLFKFMAMGMVTESAYYRIQDAYCIEPVQEFWDNIRAEVLERMRQKDHIVVLGDGRMDSPGHCAQYCTYTTIEQDSRDILHIVTVDKRDTSRNSVIMEKECFIRTMDALLPNVKIKEVVTDAHPQITALLNPERGRYKAWGLQHSLDIWHAAKSLSKRLRKAGAVKGQNPIQDWARDIVNHFWYCSKQASTEEEFKSMWVGVMHHVRNEHFWATGCCQHEPLEEGSQDKPWMEQGSAAHRALAAIVFEKRWLNLVRKFLNFRTTSDLESFQNHILLYAAKRMSYTPFVYKTRTLLAAIDYNMHNRRVPALNKDGHKMYKKSYNKKSKNWAVYTIKEKKEYKYIPDLQKAILGRRLKSGTGLPRKTTLRPEDPRRLGLLSSAEPSPPTSELIQRRVTRGVYDLKPLEN; encoded by the exons ATGCACTCTCTGGATATCACTAAAGACGAAAGCCCAGATTCACCAGATGAAGAGGCGCTCAATGATTTGAGGAATACCTA CATTGCCATGGATGATTTTTGGGCTCATCCAAGTAATCTGGAAGATGAGGACAGCTCCGATGAGGACTTTGTCCCATCTCTTCATTTGAG AAATGTTGGTGCCAAAACAGACAAGCTTCCTGAAATCAGTGTGGACGAAGCTGTGTTTGATTTTGTTGTAGCTGCTCCTCCTGTAGAGGAATCAGATTCAGAATCTGTTTCGGACCAACAGAGAGTCACTACAGAGGAACACTTGGTTGGTAAATGTGCCAACATTACCTACAATGACAATCTCCTTCTACTTGCTCGGCACCTGAAACTACCCCTCAAGAACTGCAAGCACGTGGACAGACTGTCTGGTGTTCCATGTCCTGGTGTGCCACCATTTCAGGTGACCCTGAAACCTCGGGGGACTGGAGCAGTTTTGGAATGG TTATGCCCCTTCGGACACAGCCAGTGGAAATGGAACTCGCAGCCAACTTTAAAGTTTGGCATGCAGGGTGGGGACTTCATGCTGAGCACAAACATACTTCTGTCTGGCAACAACTACAGAAAAGTAGCTCTGCTTTTCAAGTTCATGGCCATGGGTATGGTAACAGAATCCGCATACTACCGTATCCAAGACGCATACTGCATAGAGCCTGTCCAAGAATTCTGGGACAACATCAGGGCAGAAGTCTTGGAGCGGATGCGCCAAAAGGACCATATTGTTGTCCTAG GGGATGGCCGAATGGACTCTCCTG GACACTGTGCTCAATATTGCACATATACAACAATCGAACAAGACTCGCGAGACATCCTCCACATTGTTACTGTGGACAAAAGGGACACCAGTCGCAACTCGGTGATAATGGAGAAAGAATGCTTCATTCGCACCATGGATGCTCTGCTCCCgaatgtcaaaataaaagaaGTGGTTACTGATGCTCACCCACAGATCACTGCATTGCTGA ATCCTGAACGTGGACGATATAAAGCATGGGGTTTACAGCATTCGCTTGACATTTGGCATGCTGCTAAAAGTCTTAGCAAAAGGCTTCGAAAG GCTGGAGCAGTGAAGGGGCAGAATCCAATTCAGGACTGGGCCCGAGACATTGTCAACCACTTTTGGTACTGCAGCAAACAGGCTTCCACAGAGGAGGAATTCAAG tCGATGTGGGTTGGTGTGATGCATCATGTCCGCAACGAACATTTTTGGGCAACCGGTTGCTGTCAGCATGAGCCGCTGGAGGAAGGCAGCCAAGACAAGCCTTGGATGGAGCAAG GTTCAGCAGCTCACCGGGCCCTGGCTGCAATTGTATTTGAGAAGAGATGGCTGAACCTTGTGAGGAAGTTCCTAAACTTCAG gacCACGTCGGATTTGGAGAGTTTCCAAAATCATATTTTGCTCTACGCAGCGAAGCGGATGTCGTACACTCCATTTGTGTACAAGACCAGGACCCTGTTGGCTGCGATTGATTACAATATGCACAATCGACGCGTGCCAGCACTAAACAAGGATGGCCACAAAAT GTACAAAAAATCGTACAATAAAAAATCAAAAAACTGGGCTGTGTATACAATCAAGGAGAAGAAGGAATACAAATACATCCCTGACCTCCAGAAGGCCATTCTTGGTAGGAGGCTGAAGAGTGGGACCGGCCTTCCCCGCAAGACCACGCTAAGGCCAGAAGATCCCAGGCGACTTGGTTTGCTTTCCTCTGCAGAGCCATCACCGCCCACGTCGGAGCTCATCCAAAGACGTGTCACGAGGGGAGTCTACGACCTCAAACCCCTAGAGAACTGA